From the Thunnus albacares chromosome 24, fThuAlb1.1, whole genome shotgun sequence genome, one window contains:
- the LOC122976676 gene encoding metalloreductase STEAP3-like isoform X1, with product MKTYRGLQHFGRPTCWSRLLPASAHGVARAWIGQLRHLIRKKRTSSESGCTMLDEMSRPLIRDRGEGGGSRHLEASVSEPGTPVIGILGTGDFSRSLARRLVASGYQVVVGSRTPKRSVALFPEEAEVTSQMEAASQADLVFVAVFPEHHSTLVGLKPALAGKTLVDVSNGLRINRDGPSNAEQLADLFPESCVVKAFNTISAWTLQVGPRDGSRQVFLCSDSSKAKSSVIQLCRRMGFVPVDMGLLSSSLEIENLPLYLFPSWRIPVLCTLFLFIFFYLYNFTRDVLQPYITSGKNAFYKMPIDTVNVTLPSVALVMLALVYMPGLCAAFLQLWWGTKYKRFPNWLDRWLIKRKQFGLCSFLCAVLHAIYSLCLPMRKSARFKLISNALKQMKTGMEDPWVEEEVWRMELYVSVGIMALGLLSLLAVASLPSVANTINWREFSFIQSTLGYCALSMATLHTLLYGWGRAFDAAQYRFHLPPTFILVLILPITVLLGRLALFVPCVALRLRQIRRGWEKSRHIRFTLPDDDCHSGLEDVSNV from the exons ATGAAAACTTACCGAGGCCTACAGCATTTTG GTCGGCCCACATGCTGGTCCCGTCTCCTCCCCGCATCAGCACATG GCGTGGCGAGGGCGTGGATTGGTCAGTTGCGTCATTTAATCAGGAAGAAGCGCACCAGCTCAGAAAGCGGG tgcaCTATGCTTGATGAAATGTCACGGCCTTTAATACGAGACAGAGGCGAAGGAGGAGGCTCCAGACACCTCGAAGCCTCCGTGTCTGAACCTGGCACTCCGGTGATCGGTATCCTGGGTACGGGTGACTTCTCCCGCTCGCTCGCCAGAAGGCTGGTGGCCTCCGGCTAccaggtggtggtggggagccGGACCCCCAAACGCTCCGTGGCTCTGTTCCCCGAAGAGGCCGAG gTGACCTCCCAGATGGAGGCGGCCAGCCAGGCAGACCTGGTCTTTGTTGCTGTGTTCCCTGAGCATCACTCCACGCTGGTGGGCCTAAAGCCGGCGCTAGCTGGAAAGACTCTGGTGGACGTCAGCAACGGGTTGCGAATAAACCGAGACGGGCCCTCGAATGCCGAACAGCTGGCTGACCTGTTTCCAGAGAGTTGTGTAGTCAAAGCCTTTAACACCATATCAGCCTGGACGCTCCAGGTGGGACCTCGAGATGGAAGCAGACAG gTTTTCCTGTGCAGTGACAGTAGTAAAGCCAAGAGCTCGGTCATACAGCTCTGTCGCAGAATGGGCTTCGTCCCCGTGGATATgggcctcctctcctcctctctggaGATCGAAAACCTCCCCCTTTATCTATTTCCTTCCTGGCGCATCCCCGTCCTCTGCACCCTCTTCCTGTTCATCTTCTTCTACCTGTACAACTTCACCCGTGACGTCCTGCAGCCCTACATCACATCAGGGAAGAACGCTTTCTATAAAATGCCCATTGACACTGTCAACGTCACCCTTCCCTCTGTCGCCTTGGTGATGTTGGCGCTGGTTTACATGCCGGGTTTGTGCGCTGCTTTCCTCCAGCTGTGGTGGGGCACCAAGTACAAACGCTTCCCTAACTGGCTGGACCGCTGGCTCATCAAGAGGAAGCAGTTTGGTCTGTGTAGCTTCCTGTGCGCGGTTCTGCACGCCATCTACAGTCTGTGTCTGCCCATGAGGAAGTCTGCCCGCTTCAAACTGATCAGCAACGCTTTGAAACAG ATGAAGACGGGGATGGAGGACCCGTGGGTTGAGGAGGAGGTGTGGAGGATGGAGTTGTACGTCTCCGTGGGCATCATGGCCCTCGGGCTGCTCTCTCTGCTGGCTGTCGCCTCGCTGCCTTCGGTTGCCAACACCATCAACTGGAGAGAGTTCAGCTTCATACAG TCCACTCTGGGTTACTGTGCCTTATCCATGGCCACCCTCCACACACTCCTCTACGGCTGGGGCCGCGCCTTCGATGCGGCCCAGTATCGCTTCCACCTGCCGCCCACCTTCATTCTGGTCCTGATCCTCCCTATCACGGTCCTGCTGGGCCGCCTGGCTCTCTTCGTGCCCTGCGTGGCCCTGCGGCTCCGACAGATCCGCCGCGGCTGGGAGAAGAGCCGGCACATCCGCTTCACCCTGCCGGACGACGACTGCCACAGCGGCCTGGAGGATGTCAGTAACGTGTGA
- the LOC122976680 gene encoding complement C1q-like protein 2, with protein MVLLALAVAVPLLLLRTSGASAHYYEMMGTCRMVCDPYSPKPGGATAMKVIQNVNGVEPQPPMAQGSRGEPGRPGKPGPRGPPGEPGPPGPRGPPGERGGDSKLGFPALTGAAGADNGEAEGVNSSNSFRIAFYVGLKNPHEGYEVLKFDDVITNLGNHYDSSTGKFTCHVSGIYFFTYHVLMRGGDGTSMWADLCKNGQVRASAIAQDADQNYDYASNSAVMHLDSGDEVYVKLDGGKAHGGNNNKYSTFSGFILYPD; from the exons ATGGTTTTGCTGGCCCTGGCCGTCGCTGTTCCCTTACTGCTGCTGCGCACCTCAGGAGCCTCGGCTCATTACTACGAGATGATGGGCACCTGTCGGATGGTTTGCGACCCGTACAGTCCCAAACCGGGAGGCGCCACCGCCATGAAGGTGATCCAGAACGTGAACGGTGTCGAACCGCAGCCCCCGATGGCGCAAGGGAGCCGCGGGGAGCCGGGGCGACCGGGTAAACCGGGACCTAGGGGCCCGCCGGGAGAACCAGGACCCCCGGGTCCGAGGGGGCCACCGGGAGAGCGCGGCGGCGACAGCAAACTCGGCTTCCCCGCATTAACCGGAGCTGCGGGGGCTGACAACGGAGAAGCAGAAGGTGTGAACTCCTCCAACAGTTTCAGGATCGCTTTTTACGTCGGTCTGAAGAATCCACACGAGGGATATGAGGTGTTAAAGTTTGACGACGTGATTACAAACTTGGGGAACCACTACGATTCGAGCACCGGGAAGTTCACCTGCCATGTGTCCGGGATCTATTTCTTTACCTACCATGTGCTGATGCGGGGAGGAGACGGGACCAGCATGTGGGCCGACCTGTGCAAAAACGGACAG GTTCGGGCCAGTGCCATAGCTCAGGATGCAGACCAGAACTACGACTACGCCAGCAACAGTGCCGTGATGCACTTGGACTCTGGAGACGAGGTCTATGTGAAACTGGATGGCGGCAAAGCTCACGGgggcaacaacaacaagtacAGCACCTTCTCCGGCTTTATCTTATACCCTGACTAA
- the LOC122976676 gene encoding metalloreductase STEAP3-like isoform X2: MLDEMSRPLIRDRGEGGGSRHLEASVSEPGTPVIGILGTGDFSRSLARRLVASGYQVVVGSRTPKRSVALFPEEAEVTSQMEAASQADLVFVAVFPEHHSTLVGLKPALAGKTLVDVSNGLRINRDGPSNAEQLADLFPESCVVKAFNTISAWTLQVGPRDGSRQVFLCSDSSKAKSSVIQLCRRMGFVPVDMGLLSSSLEIENLPLYLFPSWRIPVLCTLFLFIFFYLYNFTRDVLQPYITSGKNAFYKMPIDTVNVTLPSVALVMLALVYMPGLCAAFLQLWWGTKYKRFPNWLDRWLIKRKQFGLCSFLCAVLHAIYSLCLPMRKSARFKLISNALKQMKTGMEDPWVEEEVWRMELYVSVGIMALGLLSLLAVASLPSVANTINWREFSFIQSTLGYCALSMATLHTLLYGWGRAFDAAQYRFHLPPTFILVLILPITVLLGRLALFVPCVALRLRQIRRGWEKSRHIRFTLPDDDCHSGLEDVSNV, translated from the exons ATGCTTGATGAAATGTCACGGCCTTTAATACGAGACAGAGGCGAAGGAGGAGGCTCCAGACACCTCGAAGCCTCCGTGTCTGAACCTGGCACTCCGGTGATCGGTATCCTGGGTACGGGTGACTTCTCCCGCTCGCTCGCCAGAAGGCTGGTGGCCTCCGGCTAccaggtggtggtggggagccGGACCCCCAAACGCTCCGTGGCTCTGTTCCCCGAAGAGGCCGAG gTGACCTCCCAGATGGAGGCGGCCAGCCAGGCAGACCTGGTCTTTGTTGCTGTGTTCCCTGAGCATCACTCCACGCTGGTGGGCCTAAAGCCGGCGCTAGCTGGAAAGACTCTGGTGGACGTCAGCAACGGGTTGCGAATAAACCGAGACGGGCCCTCGAATGCCGAACAGCTGGCTGACCTGTTTCCAGAGAGTTGTGTAGTCAAAGCCTTTAACACCATATCAGCCTGGACGCTCCAGGTGGGACCTCGAGATGGAAGCAGACAG gTTTTCCTGTGCAGTGACAGTAGTAAAGCCAAGAGCTCGGTCATACAGCTCTGTCGCAGAATGGGCTTCGTCCCCGTGGATATgggcctcctctcctcctctctggaGATCGAAAACCTCCCCCTTTATCTATTTCCTTCCTGGCGCATCCCCGTCCTCTGCACCCTCTTCCTGTTCATCTTCTTCTACCTGTACAACTTCACCCGTGACGTCCTGCAGCCCTACATCACATCAGGGAAGAACGCTTTCTATAAAATGCCCATTGACACTGTCAACGTCACCCTTCCCTCTGTCGCCTTGGTGATGTTGGCGCTGGTTTACATGCCGGGTTTGTGCGCTGCTTTCCTCCAGCTGTGGTGGGGCACCAAGTACAAACGCTTCCCTAACTGGCTGGACCGCTGGCTCATCAAGAGGAAGCAGTTTGGTCTGTGTAGCTTCCTGTGCGCGGTTCTGCACGCCATCTACAGTCTGTGTCTGCCCATGAGGAAGTCTGCCCGCTTCAAACTGATCAGCAACGCTTTGAAACAG ATGAAGACGGGGATGGAGGACCCGTGGGTTGAGGAGGAGGTGTGGAGGATGGAGTTGTACGTCTCCGTGGGCATCATGGCCCTCGGGCTGCTCTCTCTGCTGGCTGTCGCCTCGCTGCCTTCGGTTGCCAACACCATCAACTGGAGAGAGTTCAGCTTCATACAG TCCACTCTGGGTTACTGTGCCTTATCCATGGCCACCCTCCACACACTCCTCTACGGCTGGGGCCGCGCCTTCGATGCGGCCCAGTATCGCTTCCACCTGCCGCCCACCTTCATTCTGGTCCTGATCCTCCCTATCACGGTCCTGCTGGGCCGCCTGGCTCTCTTCGTGCCCTGCGTGGCCCTGCGGCTCCGACAGATCCGCCGCGGCTGGGAGAAGAGCCGGCACATCCGCTTCACCCTGCCGGACGACGACTGCCACAGCGGCCTGGAGGATGTCAGTAACGTGTGA